One segment of Engraulis encrasicolus isolate BLACKSEA-1 chromosome 7, IST_EnEncr_1.0, whole genome shotgun sequence DNA contains the following:
- the kiaa1191 gene encoding putative monooxygenase p33MONOX: MSRSNDIPALEGGPSDGILGGMSIPRGMTRRAMSYDESLEGHMSPLPSDINISNLWMRPVIPERKFQRLAEEDESGAGLIHTPSVDSEAARPMVPVVKTKASSVMSSLITKQTQENIHKFEKQAGLTDTGYTPHKGLVDENTSHYHRISDSIHKMHMHNTDVQHVKEEKQSSSTQSTPASTPQSSPKQKRRSWFSSQSSAASITSSELSTSSNSSSVDLGAGEGGAERWSIFGPRLSTPKTATDQTEPTTAAGFALQSYKGAQKPTPMEVMKAQATRLADDPAGPKAPPKMEIPTMDGKRQMTRPHKLKHRDMNVLTPSGF; this comes from the exons CCCTGGAGGGAGGTCCCTCTGATGGTATTCTGGGAGGGATGTCCATTCCCAGGGGCATGACCCGGCGGGCCATGAGCTACGACGAGAGCCTGGAGGGACACATGTCCCCCCTCCCCTCGGACATCAACATCAGCAACCTGTGGATGAGGCCCGTCATCCCCGAACGCAAATTCCAGCGACTCGCCGAA GAGGATGAGAGTGGAGCCGGGCTGATCCACACTCCCTCTGTTGACAGTGAGGCTGCCAGACCAATGGTCCCTGTGGTGAAGACCAAAGCCTCCTCCGTCATGAGCTCTCTGATAACCA AGCAGACCCAGGAGAACATCCACAAATTTGAGAAGCAGGCGGGACTGACTGATACAGGCTACACCCCCCATAAAGGCCTGGTGGATGAGAACACCAGCCACTACCACCGCATATCTGACTCCATACAC AAGATGCACATGCACAATACTGACGTGCAACATGTAAAGGAGGAGAAGCAGTCATCATCCACTCAGTCTACTCCAGCAAGTACCCCACAGTCCTCACCCAAGCAGAAGCGCAG GAGTTGGTTCAGCAGTCAGAGTTCCGCAGCCTCCATCACGAGCTCCGAGCTCAGCACCAGTTCCAATAGCTCTAGTGTTGACTTGGGAGCTGGCGAGGGGGGTGCAGAACGCTGGAGCATCTTCGGACCGCGCCTCTCCACACCCAAGACAGCCACCGACCAGACAGAGCCCACAACGGCAG ctGGCTTTGCTCTGCAGTCCTACAAGGGGGCCCAGAAGCCGACCCCTATGGAGGTGATGAAGGCTCAGGCCACCCGCCTGGCCGACGACCCTGCTGGCCCCAAAGCGCCGCCCAAGATGGAGATCCCCACCATGGACGGCAAGAGGCAGATGACCAGGCCACACAAGCTCAAACaccgtgacatgaatgtcctgaCACCCTCTGGTTTCTGA
- the LOC134453054 gene encoding uncharacterized protein LOC134453054: MPRRSRRSYAARERERLRKELWTRNGVKMSHRAVQTSQRCLAGPILEERRREILDLVSSVMYLAHLQHTDETRWTFDDVMRAANTLTDQITKAGSCSLNNRYVNFNDLPEKVQTHQGQYCMNRCKTLSGSLFLKSTEGESDSSVSLLAGLRDLGTTYSQALLMVGASFASVFQDPHGQFGFFHSRSASASERRRCCEEYGVAAGMESFATLPELADRLVQFFGNLLHLDTKEYSLLPVSFTRVKSEQCIEEVSEMEETQNPETQGMVALGSPSLPRPYRPRSKRKRDRHTQRMRYHMQKQLLKEGKKRDASELKAFKNAFQARYYNEPDFKRSLEQEEKEEKRKESYQLRKQRQKLKYHTDPAFREKTKEYSRLYYQLKKTRLLVQEAKEKEEKRKESYQLRKQRQKLKYHTDPAFREKTKEYSRLYYQLKKTRLLVQEAKEKEDKKNEGAEPTEPCNLTPQSDAPQDGSKQRTHYSIDLVLRER, translated from the coding sequence ATGCCAAGGAGGAGCAGAAGATCATATGctgcgagagaacgagagaggttGCGCAAGGAACTGTGGACACGTAATGGTGTGAAGATGTCACATCGTGCCGTCCAGACTTCCCAGCGGTGCCTAGCAGGGCCCATCCTTGAGGAACGTCGACGAGAAATCCTGGACCTCGTCAGCTCTGTAATGTATCTGGCCCATCTGCAACACACGGATGAAACTAGGTGGACATTTGATGATGTTATGAGAGCGGCGAACACATTGACCGATCAAATCACAAAGGCAGGAAGTTGCAGCTTGAACAACAGATATGTGAATTTCAATGACCTACCAGAAAAGGTTCAAACCCACCAAGGCCAATACTGTATGAATAGATGCAAGACTTTGAGTGGGTCGTTATTCCTGAAGTCAACTGAGGGCGAGAGTGACAGTAGTGTCAGCCTCTTAGCTGGGCTCCGAGACCTCGGGACCACATATTCCCAGGCCTTGCTGATGGTTGGTGCTTCGTTTGCCAGTGTTTTCCAGGATCCACATGGCCAATTTGGGTTTTTCCATTCACGTTCTGCCAGTGCCAGTGAAAGAAGAAGATGTTGTGAGGAATACGGGGTTGCTGCTGGGATGGAATCCTTTGCCACATTGCCTGAGCTGGCTGACCGGCTGGTGCAGTTCTTCGGGAACTTGTTGCACCTCGATACAAAAGAGTATTCTCTCTTACCAGTGTCTTTTACCAGAGTAAAATCGGAACAGTGTATCGAAGAGGTAAGTGAGATGGAGGAAACACAGAATCCTGAAACACAGGGAATGGTGGCCCTAGGCTCCCCATCTCTTCCTAGACCTTACCGGCCAAGGTCAAAGAGGAAAAGGGACCGCCACACTCAAAGGATGAGATACCATATGCAGAAACAGCTgctgaaagaaggaaagaaaagagatgcGTCAGAGCTAAAAGCGTTCAAGAACGCTTTCCAAGCCCGATATTACAATGAGCCTGATTTCAAGAGGAGCTTAGagcaagaggaaaaggaggaaaagagaaaggagagctACCAGTTGAGAAAACAACGCCAAAAATTGAAATATCACACTGACCCAGCCTTCAGAGAGAAGACGAAGGAGTATTCAAGATTGTACTACCAGTTGAAAAAGACAAGACTATTAGTGCAGGAGGcaaaggaaaaggaggaaaagagaaaggagagctACCAGTTGAGAAAACAACGCCAAAAATTGAAATATCACACTGACCCAGCCTTCAGAGAGAAGACGAAGGAGTATTCAAGATTGTACTACCAGTTGAAAAAGACAAGACTATTAGTGCAGGAGGCAAAGGAAAAGGAGGACAAGAAAAATGAAGGAGCAGAGCCCACAGAGCCATGCAACCTGACTCCTCAAAGTGATGCCCCCCAAGATGGATCCAAGCAGAGGACGCATTACAGTATTGACCTGGTGCTccgagagagataa